A single Paratractidigestivibacter faecalis DNA region contains:
- the dusB gene encoding tRNA dihydrouridine synthase DusB, with product MAPTQTQSPADVLAALGPGVGLCGELAPFAGGSAGLPLAQRLAEHPLLMAPMAGVTDSAYRMMARAGGADLAYSEMVSCAGLHYGGEKTWELVDVAPGEPDLAVQLFGTKPELFAEAAAGVAERLGERLVLIDINMACPVPKVTKKGEGAALMETPELAASLVAACAGAVDVPVTVKIRRGRRDGAEVAPEFARRMADAGAQAVAVHGRYATQFYHGEADWDVVRRVVEAVDVPVIGSGDVRDAREAARMLTETGATAVMVARGSYGNPWVFSQARALLSGHEPEPVSLVRRVDAFECHMRLLAATGAHLKRGRSLATWYLRGMPEAAYWRGRANECSTLEEFLGVTAELRRAMAEADASKDAAHE from the coding sequence ATGGCGCCCACGCAGACGCAGTCCCCAGCCGACGTCCTGGCCGCCCTTGGCCCGGGCGTCGGCCTTTGCGGGGAGCTTGCGCCCTTTGCGGGCGGCAGTGCGGGCCTCCCGCTTGCCCAGAGACTTGCCGAGCATCCGCTGCTCATGGCGCCCATGGCCGGCGTGACGGACTCGGCGTACCGCATGATGGCCCGGGCCGGCGGGGCAGACCTCGCCTACTCCGAGATGGTCTCGTGCGCTGGCCTGCACTACGGCGGCGAGAAGACCTGGGAGCTCGTTGACGTGGCTCCCGGGGAGCCCGACCTCGCCGTCCAGCTCTTTGGCACCAAGCCCGAGCTCTTTGCCGAGGCCGCGGCCGGCGTGGCCGAGCGCCTGGGCGAGAGGCTCGTCCTCATCGACATCAACATGGCCTGCCCCGTGCCCAAGGTCACCAAGAAGGGCGAGGGCGCGGCGCTCATGGAGACGCCCGAGCTTGCGGCTTCCCTGGTGGCGGCCTGCGCGGGCGCCGTCGACGTGCCCGTGACGGTAAAGATCCGCCGCGGCCGGCGCGACGGCGCCGAGGTCGCGCCGGAGTTCGCCCGCCGCATGGCAGACGCCGGCGCGCAGGCCGTGGCCGTGCATGGCCGCTATGCCACGCAGTTCTACCATGGCGAGGCGGACTGGGACGTGGTGCGCAGGGTCGTCGAGGCCGTTGACGTGCCGGTCATTGGTTCCGGAGACGTGAGAGACGCCCGCGAGGCGGCCCGCATGCTCACCGAGACCGGGGCCACGGCAGTCATGGTCGCGCGGGGAAGCTATGGCAACCCGTGGGTCTTCTCGCAGGCCAGGGCACTCCTGTCTGGCCATGAGCCCGAGCCCGTGAGCCTGGTGAGGCGCGTCGACGCCTTCGAGTGTCACATGCGCCTCCTCGCCGCCACGGGAGCCCACCTCAAGCGCGGGCGCAGCCTTGCCACCTGGTACCTGCGGGGTATGCCCGAGGCCGCCTACTGGCGCGGGCGGGCAAACGAGTGCTCCACGCTTGAGGAGTTCCTCGGCGTGACGGCCGAGCTTCGTCGGGCCATGGCTGAGGCCGACGCCTCAAAGGACGCGGCTCATGAGTGA
- a CDS encoding coproporphyrinogen-III oxidase family protein, whose amino-acid sequence MSERGWDGRLRTSSAQALYLHVPFCARKCAYCDFASWDTRAQDPLMAAYAHALSVQIDEAEGLGLLQDADTAYVGGGTPSLLGEGLAPLVSRVAALGVSELTCEANPDSLTDSLLEGLARAGATRLSVGVQSLEDAELAELGRLHDAACAKERVAAAVASGLDVSCDLMCATPCQTDASWGRTLRQAAALGVGHVSVYPLMIEEGTALDRRYAHDPCAWNSDEVQAARMQQAQVLLEGYGYRRYEVASYAMPGKACRHNKAYWTGRPYLGLGTQASSMLTLNGYSRLRGLARQLPEPPCGTARVRLTMTSERGRLAQAPSLAGQPFSLEFLGEAQAVAEDLMLGARLVEGLDPGLLGHAREVLSAGALDACLEGLLADGLLSERDGRLAPTESGWLLGNELYERLWDLAPGEVASVDCGA is encoded by the coding sequence ATGAGTGAGCGGGGCTGGGACGGCCGCCTGAGGACGTCTTCGGCCCAGGCCCTCTACCTGCACGTGCCCTTCTGCGCCCGCAAGTGCGCCTACTGCGACTTTGCCTCCTGGGACACGCGGGCGCAAGACCCGCTCATGGCCGCCTATGCTCATGCCCTCTCCGTTCAGATCGACGAGGCCGAGGGCCTGGGGCTTCTCCAGGACGCCGACACCGCCTACGTGGGCGGAGGCACGCCAAGCCTTCTGGGCGAGGGGCTGGCCCCCCTCGTCTCCCGCGTGGCCGCACTGGGCGTCTCCGAGCTCACCTGCGAGGCCAACCCCGACTCCCTGACCGACTCCCTTCTCGAGGGCCTTGCTCGCGCCGGGGCCACGCGGCTGTCCGTTGGCGTCCAGAGCCTGGAGGACGCCGAGCTGGCCGAGCTTGGCCGCCTCCATGACGCGGCGTGCGCCAAGGAGCGCGTGGCTGCCGCGGTGGCCTCGGGCCTGGACGTCTCCTGTGACCTCATGTGCGCCACGCCATGCCAGACGGACGCCTCATGGGGGCGGACGCTGCGGCAGGCGGCCGCGCTTGGCGTCGGCCACGTGAGCGTGTACCCCCTCATGATCGAGGAGGGGACGGCGCTTGACCGTCGGTACGCCCATGACCCCTGCGCGTGGAACTCCGACGAGGTTCAGGCGGCCAGGATGCAACAGGCTCAAGTTCTGCTTGAGGGTTACGGCTACCGCCGCTATGAGGTCGCAAGCTATGCAATGCCTGGTAAAGCGTGTCGTCACAACAAGGCCTATTGGACAGGTAGACCCTACCTCGGGCTAGGCACCCAAGCCTCAAGCATGCTCACCCTCAATGGTTACTCGAGGCTTCGGGGACTGGCGCGGCAGCTGCCGGAGCCTCCCTGCGGCACGGCTCGGGTGCGCCTGACCATGACGTCGGAAAGAGGGCGCCTCGCACAGGCCCCCTCGCTTGCGGGCCAGCCCTTCTCGCTTGAGTTCCTCGGCGAGGCGCAGGCGGTCGCCGAGGACCTCATGCTTGGTGCTCGCCTCGTCGAGGGGCTGGACCCCGGGCTTCTTGGCCACGCGCGGGAGGTGCTTTCGGCGGGCGCACTCGACGCCTGCCTGGAGGGGCTCCTCGCGGACGGCCTGCTGTCGGAGCGTGACGGCCGCCTTGCCCCCACGGAGTCCGGCTGGCTTCTGGGCAACGAGCTCTACGAGCGGCTCTGGGACCTCGCCCCTGGCGAGGTCGCATCTGTGGATTGCGGCGCCTGA
- a CDS encoding deoxycytidylate deaminase: MPGKRDDVISWDEFFMRVAIAAKLRSKDPNTQVGACIADTHHRILSVGYNGTPAGLDDDEFPWESTGDPLTDKHNYVIHAEANAILNYRGSLKDMAGATVYVTLFPCHECAKTLVQAGIGEVVYLDDKYHDTEDGVVSRSILDRCGISYRQVVVAE, encoded by the coding sequence ATGCCGGGAAAGCGCGACGACGTCATCAGTTGGGACGAGTTCTTCATGCGGGTGGCCATTGCGGCCAAGCTGCGCAGCAAGGACCCCAACACTCAGGTCGGCGCCTGCATCGCCGACACGCACCACCGCATCCTCTCGGTTGGCTACAACGGCACCCCGGCCGGTCTCGACGACGACGAGTTTCCCTGGGAGTCCACGGGAGACCCGCTGACCGACAAGCACAACTACGTCATCCACGCCGAGGCCAACGCCATCCTCAACTACCGCGGGTCGCTCAAGGACATGGCGGGCGCCACGGTCTACGTCACGCTCTTCCCCTGCCACGAGTGCGCCAAGACCCTCGTGCAGGCGGGCATAGGCGAGGTGGTCTACCTCGACGACAAGTACCACGACACCGAGGACGGCGTGGTGTCCCGCTCTATCCTGGACCGCTGCGGCATCTCCTACCGCCAGGTGGTCGTGGCCGAGTAG
- a CDS encoding DnaJ domain-containing protein, translating into MASMNDKDYYAILGVSKDASTEEIRKAFQQKARKLHPDVNKEPDAEERFKEVSEAYAVLSDDEKRRRYDAMRSGVPFAGGYSGQAPRGGYGDPFTGGPYAWGPFGASTRRQSRAYRPRQGADVVIDVTVGAEKAATGMRRGVTYQRYAACDHCHGTGSVEAEHSETCPTCGGRGRISVDLGSIFGIGVMEMECPECEGTGRVVADPCDVCGGTGRTLTASEVVVDIPAGSHDGDEVRVPGMGNAGTNGEAAGDFVCRVCVPEERLTPSQANGFALIGFAVPFVVFGLLTRSLGSFSLFIAALVVAGLVMVVRGGVKLSRRWWRNAGMALGNGASQGFTIALFVTLMFSCTAGLGRVGYMGRGF; encoded by the coding sequence ATGGCATCCATGAACGACAAGGACTACTACGCCATTCTCGGCGTGTCCAAGGACGCCTCCACGGAGGAGATCCGCAAGGCCTTCCAGCAGAAGGCCAGGAAGCTTCACCCCGACGTCAACAAGGAGCCCGACGCGGAGGAGCGCTTCAAGGAGGTCTCCGAGGCCTACGCCGTCCTCTCCGACGACGAGAAGCGCCGCCGCTACGACGCCATGCGCTCCGGAGTGCCCTTCGCCGGCGGCTACTCCGGCCAGGCCCCGCGCGGCGGCTATGGCGACCCCTTTACCGGCGGCCCCTATGCCTGGGGCCCCTTCGGCGCCTCCACGCGCAGGCAGTCCAGGGCCTATCGGCCCCGTCAGGGAGCCGACGTCGTCATCGACGTCACTGTCGGTGCGGAGAAGGCCGCGACCGGCATGCGGCGCGGCGTCACCTACCAGCGCTATGCCGCCTGCGACCACTGCCACGGCACGGGCTCGGTCGAGGCCGAGCACTCCGAGACCTGCCCCACCTGCGGCGGTCGGGGCCGCATCTCCGTGGACCTCGGCTCTATCTTCGGCATCGGCGTCATGGAGATGGAGTGCCCCGAGTGCGAGGGAACGGGCCGGGTGGTGGCGGACCCCTGCGACGTCTGCGGCGGCACCGGGCGCACCCTCACCGCCTCCGAGGTCGTCGTGGACATCCCTGCCGGGTCTCATGACGGCGACGAGGTCCGCGTGCCCGGAATGGGCAACGCCGGCACCAACGGCGAGGCCGCGGGTGACTTCGTCTGCCGCGTCTGCGTGCCGGAGGAGCGCCTCACCCCCTCGCAGGCCAACGGCTTCGCCCTCATCGGCTTTGCCGTGCCCTTCGTGGTCTTTGGCCTGCTCACGCGCTCGCTCGGGTCCTTCTCGCTGTTCATCGCCGCACTTGTGGTGGCCGGCCTGGTCATGGTCGTGCGCGGCGGTGTCAAGCTGAGCCGCCGCTGGTGGAGAAACGCGGGCATGGCGCTGGGCAACGGCGCGAGCCAGGGCTTCACCATCGCGCTGTTCGTCACGCTGATGTTCTCGTGCACGGCCGGACTCGGTCGGGTCGGGTACATGGGACGTGGCTTCTAG
- the dnaJ gene encoding molecular chaperone DnaJ, translating into MEPKKDYYEVLGVDHDADAKTIKRAFLKLARKLHPDVSDAPDAEERFKEVNEAYTVLSDDQKRANYDRYGDPNGPAGFGSDYVDVSDIFGGGGFGFGDIFDSFFGGQGRGGAQARTRGRDMGIHLRITLAEAAAGCKKTVSYERLAPCDDCGGTGVAEGGHAKTCDRCHGSGRVVEVQRTIFGQMQSQSTCPVCHGSGKVVDKPCETCEGQGRTPSREKVEVQVPAGIHSGQTLTVEGKGEAGMRGDASGNLVVSVEILPDERFERQGDDLYCTVEVDALEAILGTTVHMDGILEGERVTVEVPAGCQFGQQIIVERRGMPRVGMIARGNLVAVVQVRTPSDLTKKQLLEVASIVAERTMSDEGDGAAEAEEGPEGAAKEPGVGSKLKEEIEEEVAEHFSSDKWHAPRNPFKGKGKRK; encoded by the coding sequence TTGGAACCGAAGAAGGACTACTACGAGGTGCTCGGCGTCGACCACGACGCGGACGCAAAGACCATCAAGCGCGCTTTCCTGAAGCTTGCCCGCAAGCTTCACCCGGACGTCTCGGACGCCCCGGACGCCGAGGAGCGCTTCAAGGAGGTCAACGAGGCCTATACGGTCCTTTCCGACGACCAGAAGCGCGCCAACTACGACCGCTACGGAGACCCCAACGGCCCCGCCGGCTTTGGCTCCGACTACGTTGACGTCTCCGACATCTTCGGCGGCGGTGGCTTTGGCTTCGGCGACATCTTCGACTCCTTCTTCGGCGGCCAGGGTCGCGGCGGCGCCCAGGCCCGCACGCGCGGCCGCGACATGGGCATCCATCTGAGGATCACCCTTGCCGAGGCGGCCGCCGGCTGCAAGAAGACCGTCTCCTACGAGCGCCTCGCGCCCTGCGACGACTGCGGCGGCACCGGCGTCGCCGAGGGCGGCCACGCCAAGACCTGCGACCGCTGCCACGGCTCCGGTCGCGTGGTCGAGGTCCAGCGCACCATCTTCGGCCAGATGCAGTCCCAGTCCACCTGCCCCGTCTGCCACGGCAGCGGCAAGGTCGTGGACAAGCCCTGCGAGACCTGCGAGGGCCAGGGCCGCACCCCTTCCCGCGAGAAGGTCGAGGTCCAGGTGCCGGCCGGCATCCACTCCGGCCAGACGCTCACCGTCGAGGGCAAGGGCGAGGCCGGCATGAGGGGAGACGCCTCCGGCAACCTCGTCGTCTCCGTCGAGATTCTCCCGGACGAGCGCTTTGAGCGTCAGGGCGACGACCTCTACTGCACCGTCGAGGTGGACGCACTCGAGGCCATCCTGGGCACCACGGTCCACATGGACGGCATCCTGGAGGGCGAGCGCGTGACCGTCGAGGTCCCGGCCGGCTGCCAGTTCGGCCAGCAGATCATCGTCGAGCGCCGCGGCATGCCGCGCGTCGGCATGATCGCCCGCGGCAACCTCGTGGCCGTCGTCCAGGTGAGGACGCCCAGCGACCTCACCAAGAAGCAGCTGCTCGAGGTCGCCTCCATCGTGGCCGAGCGCACCATGTCGGACGAGGGCGACGGCGCCGCCGAGGCCGAGGAGGGCCCCGAGGGCGCGGCCAAGGAGCCCGGCGTCGGCTCCAAGCTCAAGGAGGAGATCGAGGAGGAGGTCGCCGAGCACTTCTCGTCCGACAAGTGGCACGCGCCCAGGAACCCGTTCAAGGGCAAGGGGAAGCGCAAGTGA
- a CDS encoding MiaB/RimO family radical SAM methylthiotransferase, which yields MTPGAPASGRPGVCLLNLGCRVNRVELDLMASELEAAGAVLVDEAEADAIVVNTCAVTGEAEAKTRKAVRRAAGMPKAPAVVATGCVASLFSAELSELAPNVVVEANKSLVAGRVLDLLGLAAGSVTDEGGLVSAPTPTGRTRPGVKIQDGCDNRCTYCIVWKARGRGRSLAPEDVLAGIRAAQARGAHEVVLTGINLGSYHWERDGAPDLRLPGLLDLIMEKTDVERVRLSSIEPPDVTPELCDAMARSGERVAPFLHVCLQSGSDRTLRRMARVYRTDLFRRAVEEARSLVPRLALGTDLIVGFPGETDEDFADSLAFCEEMRFAKMHVFRYSRRPGTPAADFPDQVDPHVMAARGARMRDLASRMRREEAASLVGTDDLVVVQYPGRGVSGGLFDVRVPEEVPLDTLLPVRLSEVLPDGTLVGVPR from the coding sequence GTGACGCCTGGCGCCCCCGCGAGCGGGCGTCCCGGCGTCTGCCTGCTCAACCTCGGCTGCCGCGTGAACCGCGTGGAGCTAGACCTCATGGCCTCCGAGCTCGAGGCGGCCGGCGCCGTGCTGGTGGACGAGGCCGAGGCCGACGCCATCGTGGTCAACACCTGCGCGGTCACGGGCGAGGCGGAGGCCAAGACCAGGAAGGCCGTCCGGCGCGCCGCCGGCATGCCCAAGGCTCCCGCCGTGGTGGCAACCGGGTGCGTGGCCTCGCTCTTCTCGGCGGAGCTCTCGGAGCTTGCGCCCAACGTGGTCGTCGAGGCCAACAAGTCCCTGGTGGCCGGACGCGTGCTCGACCTCCTGGGCCTGGCCGCGGGCTCCGTCACCGACGAGGGCGGCCTTGTGTCCGCGCCGACGCCGACGGGCCGCACCCGCCCCGGCGTCAAGATCCAGGACGGCTGCGACAACCGCTGCACCTACTGCATCGTCTGGAAGGCCCGCGGGCGCGGCCGCTCGCTCGCGCCCGAAGATGTCCTCGCGGGCATCCGCGCCGCACAGGCCAGGGGCGCCCACGAGGTCGTGCTCACGGGCATCAACCTGGGTAGCTACCACTGGGAGCGCGACGGTGCCCCCGACCTGCGCCTGCCGGGGCTGCTTGACCTCATCATGGAGAAGACCGACGTGGAGCGCGTGCGCCTCTCGTCCATCGAGCCCCCCGACGTCACGCCCGAGCTCTGCGATGCCATGGCGCGTTCGGGGGAGCGCGTCGCCCCCTTCCTGCACGTGTGCCTGCAGTCCGGCTCCGACCGCACCCTGCGCCGCATGGCGCGCGTCTACCGGACCGACCTCTTCCGGCGCGCGGTGGAAGAGGCGCGCTCCCTCGTGCCGCGCCTTGCCCTGGGCACCGACCTCATCGTGGGCTTTCCGGGCGAGACGGACGAGGACTTTGCGGACTCCCTGGCCTTCTGCGAGGAGATGCGGTTTGCCAAGATGCACGTCTTTCGCTACTCCCGCCGTCCCGGCACGCCCGCCGCTGACTTCCCCGACCAGGTCGACCCCCATGTCATGGCCGCCCGCGGGGCGCGGATGCGCGACCTTGCGAGCCGGATGCGCCGCGAGGAGGCGGCCTCACTCGTGGGCACGGACGACCTCGTGGTGGTGCAGTACCCCGGCCGCGGCGTCTCCGGCGGCCTCTTTGACGTGCGCGTGCCCGAGGAGGTGCCGCTCGACACGCTGCTGCCGGTGAGGCTCTCCGAGGTCCTGCCGGACGGCACGCTCGTCGGCGTCCCGAGGTGA
- a CDS encoding PhoH family protein: MQPTSIRLSIPDSIDPTRLMGPADANLRRIEAAFEALVSVRGNQVLVSGSAEQVDLVTQVFSRLIRLVEAGECPQASDVDLLVDQVCHGAQRADLLSDDILLTYRGRALRPKTAGQKRYIDAIRRSTITFGIGPAGTGKTYLAMAMAVAALKRKEVGRIVLTRPVVEAGESLGFLPGTLQEKLDPYVRPLYDALFDMTDMERGNALIEQGVIEIAPLAFMRGRTLNDAFVILDEAQNTTPEQMKMFLTRLGFGSKFVVTGDASQRDLRGSSGLDSARRVLADVEDISFVELDRNDIVRHTLVARIVDAYDRSGEA, from the coding sequence ATGCAGCCCACGAGCATCAGACTCAGCATTCCCGACTCCATAGACCCCACGCGCCTCATGGGGCCCGCCGACGCCAACCTGCGCCGGATCGAGGCCGCCTTCGAGGCACTCGTCTCCGTGCGTGGAAACCAGGTGCTGGTCTCGGGCTCTGCCGAGCAGGTCGACCTCGTGACGCAGGTCTTCTCGCGCCTCATCAGGCTCGTCGAGGCGGGGGAGTGTCCCCAGGCGTCCGACGTCGACCTCCTGGTGGACCAGGTCTGCCATGGCGCCCAGCGGGCCGACCTCCTCTCCGACGACATCCTGCTCACCTACCGCGGACGGGCCCTGAGGCCCAAGACCGCCGGCCAGAAGCGCTACATCGACGCCATCCGCAGGAGCACCATCACCTTCGGCATCGGCCCCGCTGGCACCGGCAAGACCTACCTGGCCATGGCCATGGCGGTGGCGGCCCTCAAGCGCAAGGAGGTCGGCCGCATCGTCCTCACGCGTCCGGTGGTCGAGGCCGGCGAGTCCCTCGGGTTTCTCCCCGGCACGCTCCAGGAGAAGCTCGACCCGTACGTGCGGCCCCTCTACGACGCCCTCTTTGACATGACCGACATGGAGCGCGGAAACGCCCTCATCGAGCAGGGCGTCATCGAGATAGCGCCCCTGGCCTTCATGCGCGGGCGCACCCTGAACGACGCCTTCGTCATCCTCGACGAGGCGCAGAACACCACCCCCGAGCAGATGAAGATGTTCCTCACGCGCCTGGGCTTTGGCTCCAAGTTCGTGGTGACCGGCGACGCCTCCCAGCGAGACCTTCGCGGCTCCTCCGGCCTTGACTCGGCCCGCCGCGTGCTCGCCGACGTCGAGGACATCTCCTTCGTCGAGCTCGACCGCAACGACATCGTGAGGCACACCCTGGTGGCGCGCATCGTGGACGCATACGACCGCTCGGGCGAGGCCTAG
- the ybeY gene encoding rRNA maturation RNase YbeY, giving the protein MENDYDIANEDGLDFPLGDDEVASCIDAVLAHEGVGRPCMVSVSVVSDERIREVNAEWRDVDAPTDVVSLECERPDDPDLAPGEPCELGDIVLAPAYIAAQAARFGTTAADECRLLLVHGTLHLLGHDHLVEEDAVAMEALEDKILSAMPTDGTLGHVVITRHRTEVD; this is encoded by the coding sequence ATGGAAAACGACTACGACATCGCAAACGAGGACGGCCTGGACTTCCCGCTGGGCGACGACGAGGTGGCCTCCTGCATCGACGCCGTGCTGGCGCACGAGGGCGTGGGAAGGCCCTGCATGGTCTCGGTCTCCGTCGTCTCCGACGAGCGCATCCGCGAGGTCAATGCCGAGTGGCGCGACGTTGACGCCCCCACCGACGTGGTGAGCCTCGAGTGCGAGCGTCCTGACGACCCCGACCTCGCTCCCGGCGAGCCCTGCGAGCTGGGGGACATCGTCCTGGCGCCGGCCTACATCGCCGCGCAGGCCGCCCGCTTTGGCACCACGGCGGCGGACGAGTGCCGCCTGCTCCTGGTCCACGGCACGCTCCACCTCCTGGGCCACGACCACCTCGTCGAGGAGGACGCCGTGGCCATGGAGGCCCTGGAGGACAAGATCCTCTCGGCCATGCCCACCGACGGGACCCTGGGGCACGTGGTCATCACGCGGCACCGCACGGAGGTGGACTGA
- a CDS encoding diacylglycerol kinase family protein — translation MIPGSDSDHPSFLKSFLFAVQGFRFAVRSERNIKVMLCGGALAVVAGLVLQLDLLSWGIIFLCCGVVISAELVNTAIETVVDLVSPEFHPLAGRAKDIAAAAVWVLSLMVALVGLAVFANALLARL, via the coding sequence ATGATTCCCGGGTCGGACTCGGACCACCCGAGCTTCCTCAAGAGCTTCCTCTTTGCCGTGCAGGGCTTCCGCTTCGCCGTGCGCAGCGAGAGGAACATCAAGGTCATGCTCTGCGGGGGAGCGCTCGCCGTGGTGGCGGGGCTGGTCCTTCAGCTCGACCTGCTGAGCTGGGGCATCATCTTCCTCTGCTGCGGCGTCGTGATCTCCGCCGAGCTCGTGAACACCGCCATCGAGACCGTCGTGGACCTCGTCTCCCCGGAGTTCCACCCGCTGGCGGGCCGGGCCAAGGACATCGCGGCCGCCGCGGTCTGGGTGCTCTCGCTCATGGTGGCCCTCGTCGGCCTCGCCGTCTTTGCCAACGCGCTTCTCGCCAGGCTGTAG
- the era gene encoding GTPase Era gives MTDTTPAFRSGFVALVGRPNAGKSTLVNACMGEKIAITSPVAQTTRRRMRAVVNTEASQLVIIDTPGLHKPKDALGSELNKAALAELADADVVAFLVDATKPVGTGDAWVAGHVAKADADYKLLVVTKADIAGPQKVAEQLEAARALATFDDELVISAKEGFNVDAFLQLVSAHLPEGPKWFPDDMDTDTTDEDLVAEFVREKLFLNLRQELPHSVGVLCDQIEYADDGHASICATILVEREGQKGIVVGRGGQMVKKVGTEARHDIEKLLGCKVFLELRVRVEPQWRRNANIIQRLGYGEQE, from the coding sequence ATGACTGACACCACCCCCGCCTTCAGGAGCGGATTCGTCGCCCTCGTCGGACGCCCCAACGCGGGCAAGTCCACCCTCGTGAACGCCTGCATGGGCGAGAAGATCGCCATCACGAGCCCCGTCGCCCAGACCACGCGCCGTCGCATGCGCGCCGTCGTCAACACCGAGGCGAGCCAGCTCGTCATCATCGACACGCCGGGCCTCCACAAGCCCAAGGACGCCCTGGGAAGCGAGCTCAACAAGGCCGCGCTGGCCGAGCTCGCCGACGCCGACGTGGTGGCCTTCCTCGTTGACGCCACCAAGCCGGTTGGCACGGGCGATGCCTGGGTGGCGGGCCACGTCGCCAAGGCCGACGCTGACTACAAGCTCCTGGTGGTCACCAAGGCAGACATCGCCGGTCCCCAGAAGGTCGCCGAGCAGCTCGAGGCCGCCCGCGCGCTTGCCACCTTCGACGACGAGCTCGTGATCTCGGCCAAGGAGGGCTTCAACGTCGACGCCTTCCTCCAGCTGGTCTCCGCCCACCTGCCCGAGGGCCCCAAGTGGTTTCCCGACGACATGGACACCGACACCACCGACGAGGACCTCGTGGCCGAGTTCGTCCGCGAGAAGCTCTTCCTCAACCTGCGCCAGGAGCTCCCGCACTCGGTCGGCGTGCTCTGCGACCAGATCGAGTACGCCGACGACGGCCACGCGTCCATCTGCGCGACCATCCTCGTCGAGCGCGAGGGCCAGAAGGGCATCGTCGTGGGTCGCGGCGGCCAGATGGTCAAGAAGGTGGGCACCGAGGCCCGCCACGACATCGAGAAGCTCCTCGGGTGCAAGGTCTTCCTGGAGCTGCGCGTGCGTGTGGAGCCCCAGTGGAGGCGCAACGCAAACATCATCCAGCGCCTGGGCTACGGGGAGCAGGAGTAG
- the recO gene encoding DNA repair protein RecO, translating into MAGARTYHARALVLDRTKLGETDLILTLLAQDGRQLRCVAKGARKPGGRLAARVELFCECDFLVARGRSLDVVSEAGLVDAHARLRGDLARVSAASAVCEVARLTCYEDAPDPFLHAICARALRACEEAADQAHLDLAAAAYGLKVCAHAGWRPVLDACCACGDPAPSRLSALAGGLLCESCARDVAGAEEVSPSQVAWLRALLGSTFDELLSAPVDDSCAAWLLGCAHVWCATHLEARLRAMEFALSV; encoded by the coding sequence TTGGCGGGTGCCCGCACATACCACGCCCGCGCCCTCGTGCTCGACCGGACCAAGCTCGGCGAGACGGACCTCATCCTGACGCTTCTTGCCCAGGACGGCCGACAGCTGCGCTGCGTGGCCAAGGGCGCCAGGAAGCCCGGCGGCCGGCTTGCCGCCCGCGTGGAGCTCTTCTGCGAGTGCGACTTCCTGGTGGCACGGGGGCGCAGCCTGGACGTGGTCTCGGAGGCCGGCCTGGTTGACGCCCACGCCCGCCTGAGGGGCGACCTCGCGCGCGTGAGCGCGGCCTCGGCCGTCTGCGAGGTGGCCCGCCTGACCTGCTACGAGGACGCGCCGGACCCGTTCCTGCACGCCATCTGCGCCCGGGCCCTGCGCGCCTGCGAGGAGGCAGCCGACCAGGCACACCTTGACCTCGCGGCGGCCGCCTACGGCCTCAAGGTGTGCGCGCACGCCGGCTGGAGGCCGGTCCTGGACGCCTGCTGCGCCTGCGGCGACCCCGCCCCCTCGCGCCTCTCGGCCCTTGCGGGCGGGCTTCTCTGCGAGAGCTGCGCGCGCGACGTGGCGGGCGCGGAGGAGGTGAGCCCCTCACAGGTGGCCTGGCTGCGGGCCCTTCTGGGCTCCACCTTCGACGAGCTCTTGTCCGCCCCGGTGGACGACTCCTGCGCCGCGTGGCTCCTGGGATGCGCCCACGTCTGGTGCGCCACGCACCTGGAGGCGAGGCTTCGGGCCATGGAGTTTGCCCTCAGCGTGTAG
- the rpsO gene encoding 30S ribosomal protein S15, producing the protein MITKEQKAELIKQYGKNEHDSGSAEVQVAILTARIKELTEHMKSHKKDFHTRRGLLMLVGKRRRLLSYIKKNDIENYRNLIKSLGIRDNIQ; encoded by the coding sequence ATGATCACCAAGGAGCAGAAGGCCGAGCTCATCAAGCAGTACGGCAAGAACGAGCACGATTCCGGTTCCGCCGAGGTCCAGGTCGCCATCCTGACCGCCCGCATCAAGGAGCTCACCGAGCACATGAAGTCCCACAAGAAGGACTTCCACACCCGTCGCGGCCTCCTCATGCTGGTCGGCAAGCGTCGTCGTCTCCTCTCCTACATCAAGAAGAACGACATCGAGAACTACCGTAACCTCATCAAGAGCCTCGGCATCCGCGACAACATCCAGTAG